The Nitrospira sp. genome has a window encoding:
- a CDS encoding P1 family peptidase encodes MAIGQYQPGPLNAITDVVGVKVGHRTLISGEGKLTPGEGPVRTGVTVVVPRDDVWHHKVPTGAFVLNGTGEMTGLAWVAESGFLEYPIALTNTLNVPRVANGVMSWMIRQYPEIGITDDTLTPVVAECDDSRLNDSQGRHVSERDVIAALDGASSGPVQEGTVGAGTGMVSYGFKGGIGTSSRTLSDQEGGYTVGALVNANHGRRPELVVNGVPVGKLYEPPMQLSESLVPGQSEGSIIIVVATDAPLDSRQLTRLAKRAALGLARTGSTARHGSGDFMLAFSTANVIPHYPKEPTFPMTHLADTHLNPLISATVEATEEAILNALTMATTVIGRDDRRIEAIDLSRLTNLLQVKP; translated from the coding sequence ATGGCGATCGGGCAATACCAGCCAGGGCCGCTGAACGCCATCACCGACGTGGTCGGGGTGAAAGTCGGCCATCGAACGCTGATTTCGGGAGAGGGGAAGCTCACGCCGGGCGAAGGGCCGGTGCGCACCGGCGTCACCGTCGTCGTGCCACGAGACGACGTGTGGCACCACAAGGTGCCGACGGGAGCCTTCGTCCTGAACGGCACAGGGGAAATGACCGGCCTCGCCTGGGTGGCGGAATCCGGATTTCTCGAATACCCCATTGCACTGACCAATACCCTCAACGTCCCTCGCGTGGCGAACGGCGTCATGAGCTGGATGATCCGGCAATATCCGGAGATCGGCATCACCGACGACACCCTTACCCCCGTCGTGGCCGAGTGTGACGACAGCCGCTTGAATGACAGCCAAGGTCGGCATGTGTCCGAACGGGATGTCATCGCCGCCCTCGACGGCGCGAGCAGCGGCCCTGTGCAAGAGGGCACCGTAGGTGCGGGAACCGGCATGGTCTCGTATGGGTTCAAGGGCGGGATCGGCACGTCATCGAGAACACTGTCGGACCAGGAAGGCGGCTACACCGTCGGCGCGTTGGTCAACGCCAACCATGGGCGACGACCAGAACTCGTCGTGAACGGTGTGCCGGTCGGGAAGCTCTATGAACCACCTATGCAGCTGTCCGAATCGCTCGTACCGGGTCAAAGCGAGGGATCAATCATCATTGTCGTGGCAACCGATGCGCCGCTTGATAGCCGTCAATTAACGCGGCTCGCCAAGCGCGCTGCCCTGGGTCTCGCCCGCACCGGTTCCACGGCGCGACACGGGAGCGGAGACTTCATGCTCGCCTTTTCCACTGCCAATGTCATCCCGCACTACCCCAAAGAGCCGACCTTTCCCATGACGCATCTGGCCGACACCCATCTCAATCCCCTCATCTCCGCCACCGTTGAGGCCACGGAAGAAGCGATCCTCAATGCCTTGACGATGGCGACCACCGTCATCGGACGGGACGACCGCCGCATCGAGGCCATCGACCTGAGCCGCCTCACGAACTTGCTTCAGGTCAAACCCTAA
- a CDS encoding DUF2490 domain-containing protein, translating into MRFSGVRQWNRTWVRRVGIGLIISSLSGVVVTSVQAYEQLGPNTRSDFRLWTPVYLTVKLPSKFIAYMEANPRIGDDVTNIDQLLLRPAIGYQLTEHLSLWQGYAWVGNFNQPHTSPQSPFFQENRIFQQAIYTQKFGDFKFMSRTRMEERWIEHTAGTALRFRQMFKLSYPLPVAPDWALVVYDEIFMNLNSVDTVDDVRRGGKGPGAGIDQNRLFLGINKTFNQYFNVDLGYQNQMLNSRTLHGNANLINHILLLQFYINL; encoded by the coding sequence ATGCGATTCAGTGGAGTAAGGCAGTGGAATCGGACATGGGTGAGGCGAGTGGGGATCGGGCTGATCATCTCGAGCCTGTCAGGCGTCGTTGTGACTTCGGTGCAGGCGTATGAACAATTGGGGCCGAATACGAGGTCAGACTTCAGGCTCTGGACGCCCGTCTATCTGACCGTGAAATTGCCGTCGAAGTTCATCGCCTACATGGAGGCGAATCCTCGTATTGGAGATGATGTCACGAATATTGACCAGCTGTTACTCCGCCCCGCGATCGGCTACCAACTGACGGAGCATCTCTCCCTCTGGCAGGGCTATGCCTGGGTCGGCAACTTCAATCAACCCCATACTTCACCGCAGTCGCCGTTCTTCCAAGAAAACCGGATCTTTCAACAGGCCATCTACACACAGAAATTCGGCGACTTTAAGTTCATGAGCCGCACCAGGATGGAAGAGCGCTGGATCGAGCATACCGCCGGTACCGCTCTGCGATTCCGCCAAATGTTCAAGCTCTCGTACCCCCTACCGGTCGCGCCGGACTGGGCACTCGTCGTGTATGACGAAATCTTTATGAATTTGAATTCGGTCGACACCGTCGATGACGTGCGGCGTGGCGGCAAGGGACCAGGCGCCGGAATCGACCAAAACCGGCTCTTTCTTGGCATCAACAAAACCTTTAATCAGTACTTCAATGTCGATCTCGGCTACCAAAACCAGATGCTCAACAGCCGAACGCTCCATGGTAATGCGAACCTGATCAACCACATTTTGCTTCTGCAGTTTTATATCAACCTGTAA
- a CDS encoding carbonic anhydrase family protein has translation MRAFSLLLAVSALAIPADYSYAGESSPMHWGYEGDHGPLHWGDLGPEFALCSKGMSQSPIDLLQGHKIALEDIQFSYKDAPFHVINNGHTLEELEPLSETIKSRYPKHGQTILHFDKDSTIVFDGDLYLLEQFHFHAPSEHTIDHKHYPMELHLVHHNERHEAAVVAVFMKEGKHNPFFETFLNHAPKKVGEFIEDREHVINPATLMPKSLTYYRYFGSYTTPPCSEGVIWAVMHDPIEVSADQIQRFHSLVGHDNARPTQPLHKRFVLESNYVGTAAQLK, from the coding sequence ATGAGGGCATTCTCGCTGCTCCTGGCAGTTTCCGCTTTGGCCATACCAGCCGATTATTCATACGCCGGTGAATCTTCGCCGATGCATTGGGGCTATGAGGGTGACCATGGACCGCTGCATTGGGGCGATCTTGGGCCTGAATTTGCTCTCTGCAGCAAAGGCATGTCCCAATCTCCGATCGATTTGCTGCAAGGACACAAGATCGCGCTCGAGGACATCCAATTTTCCTATAAAGATGCGCCCTTTCATGTCATCAACAATGGGCATACGTTGGAGGAACTTGAACCTCTTTCAGAAACGATCAAGTCCCGCTACCCAAAGCACGGACAGACGATACTCCATTTTGACAAAGACAGCACGATCGTCTTCGATGGTGACCTCTACCTCTTGGAACAATTCCACTTCCATGCCCCAAGCGAGCATACGATTGATCATAAGCACTATCCGATGGAGCTCCATCTAGTACATCATAACGAGCGGCATGAAGCAGCGGTCGTGGCAGTCTTTATGAAAGAAGGGAAACACAACCCGTTCTTCGAAACCTTTTTGAACCATGCACCGAAGAAGGTCGGAGAATTCATTGAGGATCGGGAACATGTGATCAATCCCGCAACGCTAATGCCGAAAAGTCTGACCTACTATCGTTATTTCGGATCTTATACGACTCCCCCTTGTTCCGAAGGAGTTATCTGGGCAGTGATGCATGATCCCATTGAAGTCTCTGCTGACCAAATCCAACGCTTCCATTCTCTCGTGGGCCACGACAATGCTCGGCCCACGCAACCGCTGCACAAACGTTTTGTGCTGGAATCCAATTATGTGGGGACTGCAGCTCAATTGAAGTAG
- a CDS encoding carbonic anhydrase family protein, with amino-acid sequence MHCVIRTALVLSTVMLPILTAYAAESESITWGYEGDRGPFHWGKLGPEFSLCDKGMSQSPIDLLRSHRIRLDDIQFSYKDAPFHVINNGHTLEELEPLSEQVKSRYPRHGQTILHFDKDSTIVFDGDLYLLEQFHFHFPSEHTVDHRHYPMELHLVHHNERHEAAVVAVFMEEGKHNPFFETFLEHAPPNVGEVIDDHEHFVNPSYLLPKNRSYYRYFGSYTTPPCHEGVIWAVMHDPIQVSAEQIQRFRSLLGHDNVRPTQPLHKRFILESKF; translated from the coding sequence ATGCACTGCGTGATTCGAACTGCGCTGGTCCTATCGACAGTGATGCTGCCGATTCTGACTGCTTATGCAGCTGAGTCGGAATCTATCACGTGGGGGTATGAAGGAGATCGCGGACCATTTCACTGGGGGAAACTGGGACCTGAGTTTTCCCTTTGTGACAAGGGTATGTCGCAATCTCCGATTGATCTGTTGCGCAGTCATAGGATCAGACTTGACGACATTCAGTTTTCCTACAAGGATGCCCCGTTCCATGTGATCAACAACGGGCATACGTTGGAAGAGCTCGAACCGCTGTCTGAACAGGTTAAATCCCGGTATCCGAGGCACGGCCAGACCATCCTTCATTTTGATAAGGACAGCACCATCGTGTTCGATGGCGACCTCTACCTGCTGGAGCAATTTCATTTCCATTTCCCGAGCGAACATACGGTTGATCATCGGCACTACCCGATGGAACTCCATCTCGTCCATCACAATGAACGGCATGAAGCAGCAGTGGTGGCCGTTTTCATGGAAGAAGGGAAACATAATCCATTCTTTGAGACATTCCTGGAGCACGCCCCGCCCAATGTCGGGGAAGTGATCGATGACCACGAGCATTTCGTGAACCCAAGTTACCTCTTGCCAAAGAACCGATCCTACTATCGCTATTTTGGGTCCTATACAACCCCGCCCTGTCACGAAGGTGTCATTTGGGCCGTGATGCATGATCCTATCCAAGTGTCGGCGGAGCAGATCCAACGGTTCCGCTCCCTGTTGGGTCATGACAACGTGCGGCCGACGCAACCGCTCCATAAACGTTTTATTCTTGAATCGAAGTTCTAA
- a CDS encoding FKBP-type peptidyl-prolyl cis-trans isomerase gives MAAAENSATGQEVTTSSGLKYIDQAVGTGEAAVAGKNVSVHYTGWLENGKKFDSSVDRGQPFSFPLGGGRVIKGWDEGVQGMKVGGKRKLTIPSDLGYGSRGAGGVIPPNATLIFDVELLGVK, from the coding sequence ATGGCAGCAGCGGAGAATAGTGCCACCGGTCAAGAAGTCACCACATCATCCGGGCTCAAATATATCGACCAAGCCGTTGGGACGGGAGAGGCGGCGGTTGCAGGCAAGAATGTCAGCGTGCATTACACGGGCTGGCTGGAAAACGGGAAAAAGTTCGATAGTTCCGTCGACCGTGGCCAACCCTTCTCGTTCCCCCTCGGCGGCGGACGTGTCATTAAAGGTTGGGACGAAGGGGTGCAGGGCATGAAGGTGGGGGGGAAGCGGAAGCTGACGATCCCGTCCGACCTGGGATACGGCTCACGTGGGGCCGGCGGCGTGATTCCCCCGAACGCGACGCTGATTTTCGACGTGGAATTGCTCGGAGTAAAATAG
- a CDS encoding FIST C-terminal domain-containing protein yields the protein MRFAVALSKEPETEIAAQHVVHAIQSQLDGTPIDLACVFFSSHHAALAKHLTEVLTVALEPHCLIGCSGEGVISGTEELEASPAVTLWAASLPDVELYPIRSSYSPTQDQFHLAGWPEHEGEATFLMLADPFTTPVQEILTVLEDRYPGAKAVGGLAGGGQEAGANRLILDGEVFADGMVGVRLSGAVEIRPVISQGCRLIGERFVVTKAERNLIHELGGLPALERLQTVFEALSEEDRQRALHLGIVIDEHRDRFERGDFLIRNLLGADRNSGAVAVGEVVQEGQTVQFHLRDADSASDDLTSLLAADRSARNSPPLGALMFSCCGRGQGLFGRPNHDAATVAEQLGSIPMAGFFAQGEIGPIGHRNFVHGYTASMAIFAERLSSARRG from the coding sequence GTGCGCTTTGCCGTAGCCCTGTCGAAAGAGCCGGAGACGGAGATTGCCGCGCAGCATGTAGTCCATGCGATTCAGAGCCAGCTGGATGGGACCCCCATCGATCTGGCCTGCGTGTTTTTCTCCTCTCACCATGCGGCGCTGGCTAAACATTTAACCGAGGTGCTCACGGTTGCGCTGGAACCGCACTGTCTGATCGGCTGCAGCGGCGAAGGGGTCATCTCGGGAACCGAGGAATTGGAAGCGTCCCCGGCGGTTACCCTCTGGGCTGCGTCACTGCCCGACGTTGAGCTGTACCCAATCCGCTCATCCTACTCGCCGACACAGGACCAGTTTCACCTCGCCGGCTGGCCGGAGCATGAAGGGGAGGCGACCTTCCTGATGCTGGCCGATCCCTTTACCACCCCGGTTCAAGAAATTCTGACCGTGCTCGAAGATCGATACCCCGGGGCCAAGGCCGTGGGGGGACTAGCGGGAGGCGGGCAGGAAGCCGGGGCGAATCGGCTGATTCTCGACGGAGAGGTGTTCGCTGATGGGATGGTCGGCGTGCGCCTATCGGGGGCGGTGGAAATTCGCCCCGTCATCTCGCAAGGCTGCCGCCTCATCGGCGAACGGTTTGTCGTGACTAAGGCCGAGCGCAATCTCATTCACGAGCTGGGCGGCCTGCCGGCGCTGGAACGGTTGCAGACGGTCTTCGAGGCCCTGTCTGAAGAGGATCGGCAGCGTGCGCTGCATCTCGGCATTGTGATCGACGAGCATCGGGATCGGTTTGAGCGGGGCGATTTTCTTATTCGGAATCTGCTCGGCGCGGATCGCAACTCAGGAGCCGTCGCGGTTGGAGAAGTCGTCCAAGAAGGTCAGACGGTGCAGTTTCACCTTCGGGATGCGGACTCGGCCAGCGACGATCTGACGTCCCTCCTCGCCGCCGACCGGTCTGCTCGGAATAGCCCCCCGCTTGGGGCGCTGATGTTCAGCTGTTGCGGTCGAGGCCAGGGCCTCTTCGGACGGCCGAACCACGATGCGGCTACGGTGGCGGAACAACTGGGCTCGATCCCCATGGCCGGTTTCTTTGCCCAAGGGGAAATCGGCCCGATCGGGCATCGCAACTTCGTGCATGGCTACACCGCGAGCATGGCCATTTTTGCTGAACGTCTCTCGTCAGCACGCCGCGGTTGA
- a CDS encoding cadherin-like beta sandwich domain-containing protein produces the protein MKIAVLLVNGYFLLGMGDCNGGGVARLQGSFSAGPTLSALTLSAGLLNPSFEPNVTSYDTMYIGDTSVTVTPTAADVGTTITVNGTLVTSGNASGAIALPSGNTAITVTLTANGVSNTYTITAHRLAQQAYVKASNQGTGDELGFSVALDGDTLVVGARREAGNGTGVNPAHNNLASNAGAAYVFARNGTTWAQQAYLKASNTGADDWFGYSVAISGDTIAVGAMNEDGSATGVNGADNDGTADSGAVYIFTRSGTTWSHQAYVKASNAGNTDQFGRTVALSGDTLAVGAAGEDSNLTGVTAGSPNEGATGNGSSDSGAVYVFTRSGTTWSQQAYVKASNTGAGDNFGYSVAIDGETLGVGARGEESNAVGINGNQANDSMSFAGAVYVFTRSGTTWTQQAYVKASNTGTGDRFGSSIALSGDTLAVGAPTEDGNGTGANPPDSGTIVDSGAAYVFTRSGTTWSQQAYIKTSNTGGLDQFGWKVALDGDTLIVSAANEQVTIDLGEDSVATGINGNQSDNSATDSGAAYVFRRVSTTWSQQAYVKASNTGSDDEFAHSVAVSGDTIAVGAHLEDSNATTINPGAGAEADNSAGNSGAVYVFQ, from the coding sequence ATGAAGATCGCGGTGCTCCTCGTGAACGGCTATTTCTTACTCGGGATGGGAGACTGTAACGGTGGGGGGGTGGCTCGTCTGCAGGGATCGTTTTCAGCCGGCCCAACCCTGAGCGCCTTAACGCTCTCGGCCGGGCTTTTGAATCCAAGTTTCGAGCCGAATGTGACCAGCTACGACACCATGTATATCGGGGACACGAGTGTGACGGTCACACCGACGGCGGCTGATGTTGGGACGACGATCACGGTCAACGGTACACTCGTCACCAGCGGCAACGCGTCGGGGGCGATTGCTCTTCCAAGCGGAAACACGGCAATCACAGTTACCCTCACTGCCAACGGTGTCTCCAATACCTACACGATCACGGCCCATCGGTTGGCTCAGCAGGCCTATGTGAAGGCGTCCAACCAAGGGACTGGCGATGAACTCGGATTCAGCGTCGCGCTTGACGGTGATACATTAGTGGTCGGCGCGCGTCGAGAAGCTGGAAACGGAACTGGTGTCAATCCGGCGCACAACAATCTCGCGTCCAACGCCGGGGCTGCGTATGTCTTCGCGCGAAATGGGACCACCTGGGCCCAGCAGGCCTATCTGAAAGCATCCAACACAGGCGCGGACGACTGGTTTGGCTACAGTGTCGCGATTTCAGGGGACACAATTGCCGTGGGGGCGATGAATGAGGATGGTAGTGCTACGGGGGTCAATGGCGCCGACAATGATGGCACCGCCGATTCTGGTGCGGTGTATATCTTCACGCGCAGCGGCACCACCTGGAGCCACCAGGCCTACGTCAAGGCCTCCAACGCGGGTAACACGGATCAGTTCGGTCGGACCGTAGCCCTATCTGGTGACACGCTGGCTGTTGGGGCGGCAGGAGAAGATAGCAATCTGACCGGTGTCACCGCCGGATCTCCGAACGAGGGTGCGACCGGCAATGGATCAAGTGACAGTGGGGCAGTGTATGTGTTCACGCGGAGCGGGACGACCTGGAGCCAGCAGGCCTATGTCAAAGCGTCGAATACGGGGGCGGGAGACAACTTTGGCTACAGCGTGGCGATCGATGGTGAGACCCTGGGGGTGGGGGCACGAGGGGAAGAGAGTAATGCAGTCGGCATCAACGGCAATCAGGCGAATGATAGTATGAGTTTCGCTGGGGCAGTGTATGTGTTCACGCGGAGCGGGACGACCTGGACCCAACAGGCCTATGTGAAGGCCTCCAATACGGGAACAGGTGACCGGTTCGGCTCCAGCATAGCGCTCTCTGGAGACACGCTGGCAGTGGGGGCGCCAACTGAAGATGGCAATGGGACCGGCGCCAATCCACCGGATTCCGGCACGATTGTCGACTCCGGCGCGGCCTATGTCTTCACGAGGAGCGGGACAACCTGGAGTCAGCAGGCCTACATCAAAACCTCCAACACAGGAGGCCTTGACCAATTCGGGTGGAAGGTCGCACTCGATGGGGATACCTTGATTGTAAGCGCGGCTAATGAGCAAGTTACAATTGATCTGGGAGAAGACAGTGTGGCGACTGGGATCAATGGGAACCAAAGTGACAACTCGGCCACCGACAGCGGCGCCGCGTACGTGTTCCGGCGGGTTAGTACAACGTGGAGCCAGCAGGCTTACGTGAAAGCTTCGAACACAGGATCCGACGATGAATTCGCTCATTCGGTGGCTGTGTCCGGCGATACGATTGCGGTCGGTGCCCATTTGGAAGACAGCAACGCGACGACGATTAATCCCGGTGCAGGTGCTGAAGCGGACAACAGTGCAGGTAACAGTGGCGCGGTGTACGTGTTTCAATAG
- the gcvT gene encoding glycine cleavage system aminomethyltransferase GcvT, protein MQQTPLIAQHRAAGAKLVDFAGWEMPIQYSGVVDEYQTVRTKAGLFDVSHMGRILVSGTGAELFLQRVTTNDLAGLKPGQAQYSMVCNEQGGIKDDIFVYRLENPGEFLLCVNASNRAKILAWLFAQGQGLSDCRIQDRSTEMAQIALQGPATRSIVEVLGLTALAQLKLRQSTRVQVGGVECLVARTGYTGEFGYEFYVTGAVPMVWDALMGAGKAFGLKPAGLGARDLLRLEMGYLLYGNDIDERTTPLEAGVDWAVSFSKGVFLGKPVLEQQRQVGPERQFVGFELLEKGVPRHGFTMLSSTSEPIGEVTSGNLSPLLQKGIGLGYVRSDFAKPGTDILIDIRGKQVPAKVVKPPFYTRPSK, encoded by the coding sequence GTGCAACAGACGCCTCTCATCGCCCAACATCGCGCCGCCGGGGCCAAGCTCGTCGATTTTGCCGGATGGGAAATGCCCATCCAGTACAGCGGCGTGGTGGACGAGTATCAGACCGTCCGCACCAAGGCCGGGCTCTTCGATGTCAGCCATATGGGGCGTATTCTGGTGAGCGGCACGGGGGCGGAGCTGTTTCTCCAGCGCGTGACGACGAACGATCTCGCTGGGCTCAAACCCGGGCAGGCGCAGTATTCTATGGTCTGCAACGAGCAAGGCGGTATCAAGGACGATATCTTCGTCTATCGGCTGGAGAACCCGGGCGAATTCCTCCTCTGTGTCAATGCGTCCAACCGGGCAAAGATTCTTGCGTGGTTGTTCGCCCAGGGCCAGGGCCTTTCTGACTGTCGTATCCAAGATCGCTCGACGGAGATGGCTCAAATCGCCTTGCAGGGACCTGCCACACGCTCGATCGTGGAGGTACTGGGCTTGACTGCCCTGGCGCAACTCAAGTTGAGACAGTCCACCAGGGTCCAGGTCGGCGGCGTCGAGTGCCTGGTTGCGAGGACCGGCTATACCGGCGAATTCGGGTACGAGTTCTATGTGACCGGAGCTGTCCCAATGGTCTGGGATGCCTTGATGGGCGCGGGGAAGGCCTTCGGCCTCAAACCGGCTGGGCTTGGGGCACGCGATCTTCTGCGGCTGGAGATGGGCTACCTGCTCTATGGGAACGATATCGACGAGCGCACGACGCCGCTCGAAGCCGGAGTCGACTGGGCGGTGAGTTTCAGCAAAGGGGTGTTTCTGGGGAAACCCGTGCTCGAGCAGCAGCGCCAGGTCGGACCGGAACGGCAATTTGTCGGCTTTGAACTGTTGGAAAAGGGCGTGCCGCGCCATGGATTCACGATGCTCTCCTCTACGTCAGAGCCGATCGGCGAGGTAACGAGCGGCAACCTGTCGCCGCTGCTCCAGAAGGGGATCGGCTTGGGCTATGTTCGCTCAGACTTCGCGAAACCCGGGACCGACATCCTGATCGACATCCGAGGGAAGCAGGTTCCCGCCAAGGTCGTGAAGCCACCATTCTATACCCGTCCCTCCAAGTGA
- the arfB gene encoding aminoacyl-tRNA hydrolase: MFHISSSLVIPDHEIELHAVRSQGAGGQNVNKVSTAIHLRFDIRASSLPPFHKEELLKLRDHRISAEGVLTIKAQQHRTQERNREDALDRLRLLIQSVAIPHKKRKPTKPTRGSQNRRIEGKKRQGRLKTLRRTLD, encoded by the coding sequence ATGTTTCATATCTCCTCATCTCTTGTCATCCCTGATCACGAGATCGAACTCCATGCTGTACGATCCCAAGGTGCAGGCGGGCAAAACGTCAATAAGGTATCGACCGCCATACATTTGCGGTTCGATATTCGTGCGTCTTCCCTGCCACCATTTCATAAAGAGGAATTGCTGAAACTCCGAGATCACCGCATTTCAGCCGAGGGTGTACTTACAATCAAAGCGCAACAACACAGAACGCAGGAGCGTAACCGCGAGGATGCCTTGGATCGATTGCGCCTATTGATTCAGAGCGTGGCGATCCCGCACAAGAAGCGGAAACCGACGAAGCCGACGAGGGGTTCTCAGAATCGTCGGATTGAAGGAAAGAAACGGCAGGGACGATTGAAAACGTTGAGAAGAACCCTCGACTGA
- a CDS encoding enoyl-ACP reductase → MLLTGKKGLIIGVANKHSIAWAIAQSVAGHGAQLFFNYQNDRLKQNVEDLAKTLPGAQAFPCDVSNDGEIAALMQQVQKDFGQIDFLIHSLAFAPREELAGQFVNTSRQGFAMALDISAYSLVAVTKAAMPLMTTGGSVVTLTYLGSERVVPHYNVMGVAKAALEATVRYLAYDLGPLNIRVNAISAGPIKTLAARGVSGITKMVDLHKETAPLRRATEQGEVGDTALFLVSSLGRGITGEVVYVDGGFNILGMVAPPDQANA, encoded by the coding sequence ATGTTACTAACGGGAAAAAAAGGACTCATCATCGGCGTGGCCAACAAGCACAGCATCGCCTGGGCCATCGCACAATCCGTTGCCGGTCACGGTGCCCAACTCTTTTTCAATTATCAAAATGACCGGCTGAAACAGAATGTGGAGGACCTGGCCAAGACGTTGCCCGGCGCGCAAGCCTTCCCCTGTGATGTCAGCAACGATGGGGAAATCGCCGCCCTCATGCAGCAGGTGCAGAAAGACTTCGGCCAGATCGATTTCTTGATCCATTCACTCGCCTTTGCTCCGCGTGAAGAACTGGCCGGACAATTCGTGAACACCTCGCGGCAGGGGTTCGCCATGGCGCTCGACATCAGTGCCTATTCCCTGGTAGCTGTTACGAAGGCGGCCATGCCGTTGATGACCACCGGAGGTTCTGTGGTGACACTCACCTATCTCGGGAGCGAGCGCGTGGTGCCGCACTACAACGTGATGGGGGTTGCCAAAGCGGCGCTTGAAGCGACGGTGCGGTATCTGGCCTATGATCTTGGCCCGCTGAACATCCGGGTCAATGCGATCTCTGCCGGACCGATCAAGACCTTGGCCGCACGGGGTGTCTCGGGTATCACCAAGATGGTGGATCTCCATAAAGAAACAGCCCCGCTTCGACGTGCCACCGAACAGGGTGAGGTTGGAGACACGGCGTTGTTCTTGGTAAGCTCATTGGGGCGAGGGATTACGGGAGAAGTCGTCTATGTGGATGGAGGATTCAATATTCTTGGGATGGTCGCTCCTCCTGACCAGGCGAACGCCTGA
- a CDS encoding NUDIX hydrolase yields the protein MVRNIYTGKVVTLNVDTVQLPNGFTVELETIRHPGAAAVVPLKDDGTVVMIRQFRHAAGGFIYEIPAGKLDRGEEPLKCAARELEEEVGYRASSFELLSSIFTAPGFADEVIHVYKAIGLTKGQQHLDRDEVLEIVEMPLSEAITKIQDGTIRDGKTIIGLQAVYIREMTTRR from the coding sequence ATGGTCCGCAATATCTACACCGGCAAGGTTGTGACGCTGAACGTGGATACGGTGCAGTTACCGAACGGGTTCACTGTCGAGCTCGAAACCATTCGCCATCCAGGAGCAGCCGCGGTGGTGCCACTGAAAGACGATGGGACCGTCGTCATGATTCGGCAGTTCCGGCATGCAGCCGGCGGATTCATCTATGAAATTCCCGCCGGTAAGTTGGATCGTGGAGAGGAGCCCCTAAAGTGTGCGGCGAGGGAATTGGAGGAAGAAGTCGGCTATCGCGCCTCCTCGTTCGAGTTGCTGTCGAGCATCTTTACGGCTCCGGGGTTCGCGGACGAGGTGATCCATGTCTACAAGGCCATCGGGTTGACCAAAGGGCAGCAACACCTGGATCGGGATGAAGTGCTGGAGATCGTCGAAATGCCGCTGAGCGAGGCGATCACGAAAATTCAGGACGGGACGATTCGAGACGGGAAAACGATCATCGGCCTGCAGGCTGTCTACATCCGGGAGATGACGACTCGGCGATGA